In the genome of Taurinivorans muris, one region contains:
- a CDS encoding NAD(+)/NADH kinase, protein MNTVNTDFINVPNGKTSKEYVLQNFLLIIKENNSEALQTAEDIKAWLEKKFLSATIVSAFIPEEELLKHTETHDIAVILGGDGTILGISRRMYRNPVPLLGINFGKVGFLADIPPENWKECFKKLLAGAYQIQNVTPLHFEHIRDSRIVNSGIAMNDVVVSRGAVAKSIFIKLCIDDIFLTNLHCDGLICSAPLGATAYAASAHGPLAFPALDAHIVTPISPFAGAFPPLVLPRESSIQITCLEDRETFITIDGQDSYDVRKNDTVLVKSAEHKISMFVSDPRWFWKRLRERGFIMPGPGKYTNR, encoded by the coding sequence ATGAATACCGTGAATACCGATTTTATTAATGTACCCAATGGAAAAACTTCGAAAGAGTATGTACTCCAAAACTTCCTGCTGATCATAAAAGAAAATAACAGCGAAGCCCTGCAAACGGCGGAAGACATTAAAGCATGGCTTGAAAAAAAATTCCTTTCGGCAACAATAGTAAGCGCTTTTATTCCTGAAGAAGAATTATTGAAGCATACCGAAACGCACGACATAGCCGTTATTCTCGGCGGCGACGGAACCATACTCGGCATTTCCCGCCGCATGTACCGAAACCCTGTTCCGCTGCTTGGCATAAACTTCGGCAAAGTCGGGTTTTTAGCGGATATTCCTCCCGAAAACTGGAAAGAATGTTTCAAAAAACTTCTTGCAGGCGCTTATCAGATTCAAAACGTCACCCCTTTGCATTTCGAACACATTCGGGACAGCAGGATCGTCAATTCCGGTATTGCCATGAATGATGTCGTTGTTTCCCGCGGGGCGGTGGCGAAATCAATTTTTATCAAACTGTGCATTGACGATATTTTCCTCACGAACCTGCACTGTGACGGGCTTATATGCTCCGCTCCTCTCGGAGCGACAGCCTATGCGGCATCCGCTCACGGACCGCTTGCCTTTCCCGCCCTTGACGCCCATATCGTCACGCCTATCAGCCCTTTTGCCGGAGCATTCCCCCCCCTTGTTCTGCCGAGGGAAAGCTCCATTCAGATAACATGTCTTGAGGACAGGGAAACCTTCATCACCATAGACGGGCAAGATTCCTATGATGTGCGTAAAAACGACACCGTCCTCGTGAAAAGCGCCGAGCATAAGATTTCCATGTTCGTAAGCGACCCGAGATGGTTTTGGAAACGCCTCAGGGAACGCGGATTTATTATGCCCGGACCCGGAAAATATACGAACCGGTAA
- a CDS encoding precorrin-2 dehydrogenase/sirohydrochlorin ferrochelatase family protein: MKYYPLFLDVTKYKCLVLGAGGVARRKISALLKAEPLEIIVIDPFLPEEDFMRAFFDEYGFNPRVSYCQRNFCPKDLEQVRLAFAATDSSEVNGDFLKICTENNIFCNAVESPERGDFIVPAHLDYDSLIFALSSSGVSPAFTKALKEDLNNWVLKGYVPFLRLLQILRPLILDNVEEKKRAELFRALAAKDFREEIMALIELKKFHELHRKLAQILPQSVVSKIDDKEITMLKKNKEENVC, translated from the coding sequence ATGAAATATTATCCGTTGTTTTTAGATGTCACTAAATATAAATGTTTGGTTTTGGGGGCAGGCGGCGTCGCAAGAAGAAAAATATCCGCGCTTCTTAAAGCCGAGCCTCTCGAAATAATCGTAATCGACCCATTTTTGCCCGAAGAAGATTTTATGCGGGCGTTTTTTGATGAATATGGCTTCAATCCGAGGGTTTCCTATTGTCAGCGGAATTTTTGTCCGAAGGATTTGGAGCAGGTCCGTTTAGCATTTGCGGCGACGGATTCTTCGGAGGTGAACGGGGATTTTTTGAAAATCTGTACGGAAAATAATATTTTTTGCAATGCCGTTGAAAGTCCTGAACGAGGCGATTTCATCGTTCCGGCTCATTTGGATTATGACAGCCTCATCTTCGCCCTGTCCAGTTCCGGCGTAAGTCCCGCATTTACAAAAGCATTGAAAGAGGATTTAAATAATTGGGTTTTGAAAGGCTATGTGCCTTTTTTGCGTTTGCTGCAAATTCTTCGCCCGCTTATTCTTGACAATGTTGAGGAAAAAAAAAGAGCGGAACTTTTCAGGGCATTGGCGGCAAAGGATTTTCGGGAAGAAATCATGGCTTTGATTGAACTTAAAAAATTTCATGAACTGCATAGAAAACTGGCGCAGATTTTGCCGCAAAGCGTTGTTTCAAAAATTGACGATAAGGAAATCACCATGCTTAAAAAAAATAAAGAGGAAAACGTATGTTAG
- the mrdA gene encoding penicillin-binding protein 2, with product MSHKIEAKNYEPPRMGLFLLQFLIALLFVVFCARYWYLQIHRGEEFARLALENRTKIARVDAARGEIFDKNGIPLAENYITFAIAIIREDTPDVDAALAQISEWTNTSYEELVQHYTESRYLSRSFDPIIVVSDLPFEMIAPIQSQLHLWQGVHIVPKARRHYPQKNTVAHIMGYVAEATQEELKKDDALSLGDIVGRQGLELVLEDKLRGKKGIAAMEVDVFGRSLQRKELDTSYSGQNIYLSIDIELQKQIEHIMQNNAGSVIVMNPDTGALEALVTLPSYDNNLFVTGFSKKEWDAVRNHPRFPLQNRTIQSVFPPASVWKLLMAAALLERGVNPKDTVFCSGVFRLGNSQFRCWSKYGHGYVDLKHSIMYSCDVYYYEKALELGIDYIADFAKKCGFGTRTGIELPHEARGVMPDREWKIKTFNERWQNGDTVNLSIGQGYMLVTPVQLAVYISSLLNGGKLLKPQLIKGAEPEIIGYTPISQEHCKMIVDYMFATANEPRGTARIIKTEGVITGGKTGTAQVVKVKMQGDRRKKNYEMDFKERDHAWLGAFAEKDGRRYVIITMLEHGGGGSSAAGPVTRDIIKLLFPAEKKQ from the coding sequence ATGTCCCACAAGATTGAAGCCAAAAACTATGAACCGCCGCGTATGGGGCTGTTTTTGCTGCAATTTTTAATTGCGTTGCTTTTTGTTGTTTTTTGTGCGCGCTATTGGTATTTGCAAATTCACAGAGGCGAGGAATTTGCCCGTTTAGCCCTTGAAAACAGAACGAAAATCGCTCGTGTCGATGCTGCCCGCGGTGAAATTTTCGATAAAAACGGTATTCCGCTGGCGGAAAATTATATCACGTTCGCTATTGCGATTATTCGTGAAGATACGCCCGATGTGGACGCCGCTCTCGCCCAAATCAGCGAATGGACCAATACTTCCTATGAAGAATTGGTGCAGCATTATACTGAAAGCAGGTATCTTTCCCGTTCTTTCGACCCTATCATCGTTGTTTCCGATTTGCCTTTTGAAATGATTGCGCCAATTCAGTCGCAATTACATTTATGGCAGGGAGTGCATATTGTTCCGAAGGCGCGCAGGCATTATCCGCAGAAAAATACTGTCGCCCATATCATGGGCTATGTGGCAGAGGCGACGCAGGAAGAATTGAAAAAAGATGATGCCTTGAGCTTAGGGGATATTGTGGGGAGGCAAGGGCTTGAGCTTGTGCTTGAGGATAAGCTGCGCGGAAAAAAAGGCATAGCCGCCATGGAAGTTGATGTTTTCGGGCGTTCTTTGCAAAGAAAGGAGCTCGACACCTCTTACTCCGGGCAGAATATCTATTTGTCGATTGATATTGAACTGCAAAAGCAGATTGAACACATCATGCAGAACAATGCGGGCTCTGTCATTGTCATGAACCCGGATACGGGAGCGCTTGAAGCTCTTGTGACGCTGCCGTCTTATGACAATAATCTTTTTGTAACCGGCTTTTCAAAAAAAGAATGGGATGCCGTAAGAAACCACCCCCGCTTTCCTTTGCAAAACAGAACCATTCAAAGTGTTTTTCCGCCTGCTTCCGTGTGGAAACTGCTTATGGCGGCAGCGTTGCTTGAACGGGGAGTCAATCCGAAAGATACTGTTTTTTGCAGCGGTGTCTTCCGGCTGGGAAATTCGCAGTTTCGCTGTTGGAGCAAATACGGGCACGGATATGTTGATTTGAAACATTCCATCATGTATTCATGCGACGTGTATTATTACGAAAAAGCTTTGGAACTGGGTATTGATTATATTGCCGATTTTGCTAAAAAATGCGGTTTCGGCACGCGAACGGGTATTGAACTGCCCCACGAAGCCCGCGGCGTTATGCCCGACAGGGAGTGGAAAATAAAAACGTTTAATGAGCGGTGGCAAAACGGCGATACCGTGAACCTTTCCATCGGACAGGGATATATGCTTGTGACGCCGGTACAGCTTGCCGTATACATCAGTTCTTTGCTGAACGGAGGAAAATTGCTGAAACCCCAGCTCATTAAAGGTGCTGAACCTGAAATCATCGGATATACGCCTATTTCGCAAGAACATTGCAAAATGATTGTCGATTATATGTTTGCGACAGCAAACGAGCCCCGGGGCACCGCACGGATAATAAAAACGGAAGGTGTCATCACCGGCGGGAAAACGGGAACCGCGCAAGTTGTGAAAGTTAAAATGCAGGGTGACAGAAGAAAGAAAAATTATGAGATGGATTTCAAAGAACGCGACCATGCGTGGCTCGGTGCGTTTGCGGAAAAAGACGGCCGCCGTTATGTGATCATCACCATGCTTGAACACGGAGGAGGCGGTTCTTCCGCCGCAGGTCCTGTGACAAGGGATATTATTAAACTTTTGTTCCCGGCGGAGAAAAAGCAATGA
- a CDS encoding cytochrome c biogenesis protein, whose amino-acid sequence MLVTLSLLSLFLCALATFLFYIGIKGKQPASVQKKAICCLAVSFILLSFLLCVGAIRDMDIYVLRSWYLIPLAWSLLLIAFIIYYKLRYTTIFVFVAPLCFILLLSALIFLHQEKPMDNLVVGPVLVVHLSLVFASIGIMGVAAGAGCLFLWQENLLKNKTKLMNLPKNIPSLGALDKVNHIAARFGFPLYAIGLIFGFIWAYMAWGRLFSFDPKEIISLLILALYGFLFYEREVRGTNGRKTAKLALIVFAVAMFSIFVVNTFLPTHHSF is encoded by the coding sequence ATGTTAGTCACCCTTTCGCTTCTTTCACTCTTTTTATGCGCTTTGGCGACGTTTTTGTTTTATATCGGAATCAAAGGCAAACAGCCTGCTTCCGTGCAGAAAAAAGCTATTTGCTGTTTGGCGGTCAGCTTTATATTGCTTTCGTTTTTGCTGTGTGTCGGCGCTATCCGTGATATGGATATTTATGTTTTGCGTTCTTGGTATTTGATACCTCTTGCATGGTCGCTTTTGCTGATTGCTTTCATTATTTATTATAAACTGCGGTATACGACAATTTTTGTTTTTGTCGCTCCGCTTTGTTTCATTTTGCTTTTGTCCGCCCTTATTTTTCTGCACCAAGAAAAGCCCATGGATAATTTGGTGGTCGGACCGGTTTTGGTTGTGCATCTGTCCCTTGTTTTTGCAAGTATCGGCATTATGGGGGTCGCCGCCGGAGCAGGCTGTCTTTTTCTGTGGCAGGAAAATTTGTTGAAAAATAAGACCAAGCTCATGAATTTGCCTAAAAATATTCCTTCACTCGGGGCTTTGGACAAAGTCAACCATATTGCCGCCCGTTTTGGCTTTCCTCTTTACGCGATAGGACTTATTTTTGGTTTTATCTGGGCATATATGGCATGGGGGCGTCTGTTCAGTTTCGACCCAAAGGAAATTATTTCCCTGCTCATTCTTGCTCTTTATGGATTTTTATTTTATGAAAGAGAAGTTCGCGGCACAAACGGACGCAAAACCGCAAAACTTGCCTTAATCGTATTTGCTGTTGCCATGTTTTCGATTTTTGTCGTGAATACGTTCTTACCGACGCACCATAGTTTTTAA
- a CDS encoding rod shape-determining protein, giving the protein MAKVLDMLLGCFSNDLAIDLGTANTCVYVKGHGIVLSEPSVVAVKRDRKGNSQVIAVGTDAKSMLGKAPKNIEPIRPMKDGVIADFEVTEAMLRHFIAKVHNQRRLVRPRIMICVPTGITQVEKRAVKESALSAGAREVYLIEEPMAASIGAKLPIQEPTSNMVVDIGGGTTEVAVIALSGIVYARSIRVGGDKMDEAIAAYIRRKYNMLIGEISAEQIKKKIGSAFPMEPEQQLEVKGRDFVTGIPHTIIVTSEEIRVAISEQVEAIVQAVRVALEQTPAELAADIVDRGIALTGGGALLRGLDERLRQETNLPIFVVDDPLAAVVMGTGIALDNLDLLREVCID; this is encoded by the coding sequence ATGGCTAAAGTTTTAGATATGCTGCTCGGTTGTTTTTCAAATGATTTGGCGATTGACCTTGGAACAGCGAATACCTGTGTTTACGTGAAAGGGCACGGTATTGTGCTGAGCGAACCTTCTGTCGTTGCCGTCAAACGTGATAGAAAAGGAAACAGCCAAGTTATTGCTGTCGGCACTGACGCAAAAAGCATGCTTGGCAAAGCTCCTAAAAATATTGAGCCGATCCGTCCTATGAAAGACGGCGTTATCGCCGATTTTGAGGTTACGGAGGCTATGCTCCGGCATTTTATTGCAAAAGTTCATAATCAACGCCGTTTAGTCCGCCCCCGCATTATGATTTGCGTTCCGACCGGCATTACGCAGGTTGAAAAAAGGGCTGTGAAAGAATCAGCACTGAGCGCGGGCGCAAGGGAAGTGTATTTGATTGAAGAACCGATGGCGGCAAGTATCGGAGCGAAACTGCCTATTCAGGAGCCGACTTCCAACATGGTTGTCGATATTGGCGGCGGTACGACGGAAGTCGCTGTTATTGCGCTTTCCGGCATTGTTTACGCCCGTTCCATACGTGTCGGCGGTGATAAGATGGACGAGGCGATAGCCGCGTATATCCGCCGTAAATACAATATGCTGATCGGTGAAATTTCTGCGGAACAGATAAAAAAGAAAATCGGTTCGGCGTTTCCCATGGAACCGGAACAGCAGCTTGAAGTGAAAGGCCGTGATTTCGTAACGGGTATTCCGCATACTATCATTGTCACCAGTGAAGAAATCCGTGTTGCGATTTCCGAGCAAGTGGAAGCTATTGTGCAGGCTGTGCGCGTTGCTTTGGAGCAGACCCCCGCTGAACTTGCCGCGGATATCGTGGACAGAGGCATTGCCCTTACCGGCGGCGGAGCGCTGCTCAGGGGGCTTGACGAACGTTTGCGCCAAGAAACGAACTTGCCTATTTTTGTTGTGGATGACCCGCTTGCGGCAGTTGTAATGGGAACAGGCATCGCTCTCGATAATTTGGATTTGCTGCGCGAAGTTTGCATTGACTAA
- the metG gene encoding methionine--tRNA ligase, which produces MSNFYVTTPIYYVNARPHLGHAYTTIVADTLKRFYALLGYDARMLTGTDEHGDKIVKAATKENKTPKEFVDGISNEFAALWNDLKIDYDKFIRTTDEKHKKSVQTLLQRIYDKGDIYYGEYGGHYCFGCERFYTEKELENGLCPQHKTKPEYISEKNYFFKMSKYQEWLKQYILDNPDFIRPERYRNEVLAMLEGNVLEDLCISRPKSRLEWGIELPFDNNYVCYVWFDALANYISALGWGNIGDLSDFDKYWPAEHLVAKDILKPHGIFWPTMLKAADLPVYRHLNVHGYWLVKDTKMSKSLGNVVDPRFASEHFGLDAFRYFLLRDMHFGSDASYSEEALISRINSDLANDLGNLFSRVLSMNGKYFAKEIPAVGEILPDDEQIFASVENAARNYIQLFKEVRFSQALEGLWEPIRLMNKYVDSQAPWTLYKENKLERLATVLRVLLENMYKIAVLLYPVMPESSKKMQAQLGKEFRMHAKLIDDLLSCKIHLRTGGMISETSNLFPRFEKPAEDKEKTEKKQSSNKGAKQNNTKSNEEKTDNSCIEFADFQKLDLRVGTIIAAEQHPDADKLLRFDVDLGEEKPRQIISGIAEFFNPAELVGKKVVVVANLPPRKLRGLVSHGMILTAEKDEHLSLLTSVAPNGSKIS; this is translated from the coding sequence ATGTCTAATTTTTATGTAACAACGCCGATTTATTATGTGAACGCCCGTCCCCATTTGGGGCATGCCTATACGACGATTGTCGCCGATACCCTGAAACGTTTCTATGCTCTTTTGGGATATGATGCCCGCATGCTCACGGGCACGGATGAACACGGCGACAAGATTGTGAAAGCCGCGACAAAAGAAAATAAGACACCAAAAGAATTTGTCGACGGTATTTCCAATGAATTCGCCGCCCTTTGGAATGATTTGAAAATAGATTATGACAAATTCATCAGAACGACTGATGAAAAGCATAAGAAGTCGGTGCAAACGCTTTTGCAGAGAATTTACGATAAAGGCGATATCTATTACGGTGAATACGGCGGACATTATTGTTTTGGCTGTGAACGTTTCTATACCGAAAAAGAGTTGGAGAACGGACTTTGCCCGCAGCATAAAACAAAGCCGGAATACATCAGCGAAAAGAACTATTTTTTTAAGATGTCCAAGTATCAGGAATGGCTGAAACAATATATTCTTGATAATCCGGATTTCATACGTCCCGAACGGTACAGGAATGAAGTGCTCGCCATGCTTGAAGGCAATGTGCTTGAGGATTTGTGTATTTCCCGTCCGAAATCACGTCTTGAATGGGGAATCGAACTGCCGTTTGATAACAATTACGTTTGTTATGTGTGGTTCGACGCTTTGGCAAATTATATTTCCGCCCTTGGCTGGGGCAATATCGGCGATTTGTCGGATTTTGACAAGTATTGGCCTGCCGAGCATTTGGTTGCCAAGGATATTTTGAAACCTCACGGCATCTTTTGGCCTACCATGCTGAAAGCCGCTGATTTGCCTGTTTACAGGCATTTGAATGTGCACGGATATTGGCTTGTCAAAGATACTAAGATGTCGAAATCACTCGGAAATGTGGTTGACCCCCGTTTTGCTTCCGAGCATTTTGGTTTAGATGCGTTTCGTTATTTTTTATTGCGTGATATGCATTTCGGTTCTGACGCTTCCTATTCGGAAGAAGCCCTCATTTCACGGATAAATTCCGACTTGGCTAATGATTTGGGAAACTTGTTCAGCCGGGTGCTTTCCATGAACGGAAAATATTTTGCAAAAGAAATTCCTGCTGTCGGAGAGATTTTGCCGGATGACGAGCAAATTTTTGCCAGTGTGGAAAATGCCGCACGGAATTATATCCAGCTTTTTAAGGAAGTTCGCTTTTCTCAAGCTTTGGAAGGGCTTTGGGAGCCTATCCGTTTGATGAACAAATACGTGGACAGCCAAGCTCCGTGGACTTTGTACAAAGAAAATAAGCTTGAACGCTTGGCAACGGTTTTGCGCGTGCTTTTGGAAAACATGTATAAGATTGCCGTGCTTCTTTATCCCGTTATGCCTGAAAGCAGCAAAAAAATGCAGGCCCAGCTCGGCAAGGAATTCAGGATGCATGCAAAACTTATTGACGATTTGCTTTCCTGCAAAATTCATTTGCGGACCGGCGGCATGATTTCCGAAACTTCAAATTTATTTCCCCGTTTCGAGAAACCGGCGGAAGACAAAGAAAAGACTGAGAAAAAACAAAGTTCAAATAAAGGCGCAAAACAAAATAATACTAAATCAAATGAAGAAAAAACCGATAATTCTTGTATCGAATTTGCGGATTTTCAAAAATTGGATTTGCGCGTGGGAACAATTATCGCCGCGGAACAACATCCCGATGCGGATAAATTGCTTCGTTTCGATGTTGATTTGGGCGAAGAAAAACCGCGCCAGATTATTTCCGGAATTGCGGAGTTTTTCAACCCTGCCGAATTGGTAGGAAAAAAAGTCGTGGTGGTGGCCAATCTGCCTCCGCGGAAACTCCGCGGTCTGGTGTCGCATGGTATGATTTTGACGGCTGAAAAAGATGAGCATTTGAGTTTATTGACTTCTGTCGCTCCCAACGGCTCGAAAATTTCATAA
- the mreC gene encoding rod shape-determining protein MreC, producing MNARRLIVVSVLLFLFFLGIYTWNERTNKLDAISTNVGIEVVGFFVRSVVYVQTTISDFWNNYVSLVSVNEENEELKEELFQIKRELSFAKEEKAELDRLRKLLSIEYVSDWKTVGVRILAWRLGANDFFDSFVLSKGFFSGSKVGTPIINADGLVGRVLKAGPYTSIALLLTDSGSSVSVITEKGRVSGIVQGNGHNQYLSMRFVKQNEEVKIGELVITSGLDLSFPKGIPVGEVVSVELSANSMLDIKVKPLVVFDKLEEVLLLQNPFEHILPEGSPVYSPRPNNLFSPMQSPLLVRAEENENFEKAFDEQANKSANGAN from the coding sequence ATGAATGCAAGACGCTTGATTGTTGTTTCCGTGTTACTTTTTCTGTTTTTTTTGGGAATATACACATGGAATGAACGGACAAACAAACTTGACGCCATCAGTACCAATGTCGGTATTGAGGTTGTCGGTTTTTTTGTGCGTTCCGTTGTTTATGTGCAGACAACAATTTCCGATTTTTGGAATAATTATGTCAGTCTTGTCAGTGTCAATGAAGAAAATGAAGAGCTGAAAGAAGAACTTTTTCAAATAAAACGGGAACTGAGTTTCGCCAAAGAAGAAAAAGCGGAACTGGACCGTTTGAGGAAACTTCTTTCCATAGAATATGTTTCCGATTGGAAAACAGTCGGGGTCAGAATTTTAGCATGGCGGCTCGGAGCAAATGATTTTTTCGACAGCTTTGTGCTTTCCAAAGGATTTTTCAGCGGTTCAAAAGTCGGAACCCCTATCATAAATGCTGACGGGTTGGTCGGACGCGTGCTCAAAGCCGGACCGTATACTTCCATTGCGTTATTATTAACCGATTCCGGAAGCAGTGTTTCCGTCATCACCGAAAAGGGCAGAGTTTCCGGAATCGTGCAGGGCAACGGGCATAATCAGTATCTTTCCATGCGCTTTGTCAAGCAGAATGAAGAAGTCAAAATCGGTGAGCTTGTTATCACCAGCGGCTTGGATTTGAGTTTTCCAAAGGGAATACCGGTGGGGGAAGTCGTCAGTGTTGAATTGAGCGCAAACTCCATGCTTGATATAAAAGTGAAACCCCTTGTTGTTTTTGACAAACTTGAGGAAGTTCTTCTTTTGCAAAATCCTTTCGAGCATATTTTGCCGGAGGGCAGTCCCGTTTATTCCCCAAGACCGAATAATTTATTTTCGCCTATGCAGTCGCCTTTGCTGGTCCGTGCGGAGGAAAACGAGAATTTTGAGAAAGCCTTTGACGAACAAGCCAATAAAAGCGCCAATGGGGCAAATTAG
- the hemA gene encoding glutamyl-tRNA reductase: MPIIHLIGLNHRTAQVEIREKFTLTEFTAPETWPFLCHKRSISSVQNKLAVKESLILSTCNRVEMIVVYDGDYEDLLKVWCEVRGADINELRACMYHYEDEDAIRHLFRVASSLDSLVLGEPQILGQLKAAYRLSVQAGHAGLLINRLLHKAFSVAKRVRSETAVASSAVSISYAAVELAKRIFDNMGENKALLLGAGEMAELAAMHLMNGGIKELKIVNRTFARAEELARKIGGEAFSFEVLEECLADTDIMISSTGAMEAIIRPDLMQRVMQKRKKRPMFLIDIAMPRDIDPAVNNLDNVYVYDIDDLKEVVEENLANRKQEATKAGQIVDEEVKAFEFWRGSLTLKPTILDIENKGNKIAEEEVAKTLKNLEHLGINNAELHDVLEKMAHAIVKKCHHAPLEFLHNSYKHHNGEQNTGIVRNILKLDG; encoded by the coding sequence ATGCCGATTATTCATCTTATTGGATTAAACCACCGTACCGCTCAAGTGGAGATACGGGAAAAATTCACTTTGACGGAATTTACCGCTCCTGAAACATGGCCGTTTTTATGCCATAAACGCAGCATTTCTTCCGTTCAGAACAAACTTGCGGTTAAAGAATCGCTTATTCTGTCCACCTGCAACAGGGTGGAGATGATTGTCGTCTATGACGGCGATTATGAAGATTTGCTCAAAGTTTGGTGCGAAGTCCGCGGTGCTGATATCAATGAACTTCGTGCCTGCATGTATCACTATGAAGATGAGGATGCTATCCGGCATTTGTTCAGGGTCGCTTCCAGTTTGGATTCCCTTGTGCTTGGCGAACCGCAAATCTTGGGACAGCTGAAAGCCGCTTATCGTCTGTCCGTGCAAGCCGGGCATGCCGGTCTTCTGATCAACAGGTTATTGCATAAAGCCTTTTCCGTGGCAAAGCGCGTGCGGAGTGAAACGGCTGTCGCTTCAAGCGCCGTTTCCATCAGCTATGCCGCTGTGGAGCTTGCCAAACGTATCTTTGACAATATGGGTGAAAACAAGGCTCTTCTTTTGGGAGCGGGCGAAATGGCGGAGCTTGCCGCCATGCATTTGATGAACGGCGGAATCAAAGAATTGAAAATCGTGAACAGAACGTTTGCAAGAGCCGAAGAACTGGCGCGGAAAATCGGCGGGGAAGCCTTTTCTTTCGAGGTATTGGAAGAATGTCTTGCGGATACGGACATCATGATAAGCTCCACAGGCGCAATGGAGGCGATTATTCGTCCGGACCTCATGCAGCGGGTTATGCAGAAACGTAAAAAACGCCCCATGTTTTTAATTGATATCGCCATGCCTCGTGACATCGACCCTGCCGTGAACAATCTCGATAATGTTTATGTCTATGATATCGATGACTTAAAAGAAGTTGTGGAAGAAAATCTCGCCAACAGGAAGCAGGAAGCCACGAAAGCGGGACAGATTGTCGATGAGGAAGTAAAAGCTTTCGAGTTTTGGCGCGGTTCGTTGACACTGAAGCCCACTATTTTGGATATTGAAAATAAAGGCAATAAAATCGCCGAAGAAGAAGTGGCGAAGACGTTGAAAAATTTGGAACATTTAGGAATTAACAATGCGGAATTGCACGATGTTCTGGAAAAAATGGCTCATGCCATTGTGAAAAAATGCCACCATGCTCCTTTGGAATTTTTGCATAACAGCTATAAACACCATAACGGAGAGCAAAACACGGGCATAGTCCGCAATATTTTGAAATTGGACGGATAA
- a CDS encoding regulatory iron-sulfur-containing complex subunit RicT, producing the protein MKQYIGIRCSKYGQVRIGIVEREETLCFGQAVVAYNDNSIFFGRIVWQCSSLSSPEFLLSKMNEKNQEENGEVRAKSELSESIDFCKPQNPFTIRLAQEDEIVKATEHEELVEQAFEFCRNCIKNHGLEMKLVDVEILLDRSKMIFYFTAPTRIDFRELVKDLVREYRTRIELRQIGVRHETQMLGALGNCGMVICCRRYLKNFAPVTIKMAKEQNLFLNPAKISGICGRLLCCLSYEQDTYDAFHNAAPKIGKRYTTDMGILKVVRTNMFKNTVAVLNEQGQEQEIDVDGWEGLHPVKTQGFDDCHEHDEQTAYGNYMSMGNDEHFGEDMDFSKLLDDEYQEERSQNRYNRKPKPHYRQKEKQFKRASFDESHE; encoded by the coding sequence ATGAAACAATATATCGGTATTCGTTGCAGCAAATACGGTCAAGTCCGTATCGGAATAGTGGAACGGGAAGAAACGCTTTGTTTCGGGCAGGCTGTTGTCGCATATAATGACAATTCCATTTTTTTCGGGAGAATTGTCTGGCAGTGCAGTTCATTAAGTTCCCCTGAATTTCTTTTGAGTAAGATGAATGAGAAAAATCAGGAGGAAAACGGCGAGGTGCGGGCAAAAAGCGAGCTTTCCGAAAGCATTGATTTTTGCAAGCCGCAAAATCCTTTTACCATACGTCTGGCTCAGGAAGATGAAATCGTAAAAGCGACGGAACACGAAGAGCTTGTGGAACAAGCCTTTGAGTTTTGCAGGAATTGCATAAAAAATCACGGGCTGGAAATGAAGCTTGTCGATGTGGAAATCCTTTTGGACAGGAGTAAAATGATTTTTTATTTTACCGCCCCAACCCGTATCGATTTCAGGGAGCTTGTCAAGGATTTGGTGCGGGAATACAGAACGCGCATAGAACTTCGGCAGATCGGCGTCCGCCACGAAACGCAAATGCTCGGTGCGCTCGGTAACTGCGGCATGGTGATTTGCTGTCGCAGATATTTAAAAAATTTCGCTCCTGTGACTATCAAAATGGCAAAGGAACAAAATCTCTTTTTAAATCCCGCTAAAATATCCGGCATTTGCGGAAGGCTGCTTTGCTGTCTGAGTTATGAGCAAGATACGTATGATGCTTTCCATAATGCGGCTCCCAAGATCGGCAAACGCTACACGACGGATATGGGAATATTGAAAGTCGTTCGGACAAACATGTTTAAAAATACCGTTGCGGTGCTTAATGAACAAGGGCAAGAGCAGGAAATCGATGTTGACGGATGGGAGGGACTGCACCCGGTTAAGACGCAAGGCTTTGACGATTGCCATGAACATGATGAGCAGACCGCCTACGGCAATTATATGTCCATGGGAAATGATGAGCATTTCGGCGAGGATATGGATTTTTCCAAACTTTTGGATGATGAATATCAAGAAGAGCGAAGTCAGAACAGATATAACCGCAAGCCTAAGCCCCATTACCGGCAAAAAGAGAAACAATTTAAGCGCGCATCTTTTGACGAAAGCCATGAATAG